From the genome of Streptomyces spinoverrucosus:
CGTCGTGCATCGCCTGCTGCGGATGCGTGCCGAGCGGCAGGGCCGCCAACAGCGACTCGCTGGCCGCGCGGGAGGCGGCGAGGGAGGCGTCGTCCGGGCGGGTCGCCGAAGAGACGCCGTCGCAGACGATCGCGACCAGCGCGTCCGAGCCGTCGGGCAGGGCGGTGCGGCCGATGCCGAACGCGTCCTCGTTGCGGTGGTGGCGCAGGCCCCGGTCGCTGACGGCGGCCACGGGGCCGGACTCCTGCTCCATGTGATCGCGTTCGCGCGGCTGGGCGTGCCCGCAGTTCTCGCAGTAGCCGTCATGATCGACACGGCCCGCGCGGCAGGCCACGCACACCGTGGCGGGGTCCGCCTGCGCGGCGAGGTCGGCGGCGACGCGCGGGTCCGGGGCCTGGAGGGGGTACTCCTCGGGCTCCCGGGGCCGGTCGAAGCGGACCCCGCCGCCCTGGTGGGCCGGGGGCAGGGGGGAGCCGCCCGGGTCCGTGCCCGGCGGGTCCGCCGGTGGCTGGGCGGCGGGGGGCGGGCCACTCGGGTCGGCCACGCCGGGCCGGCCGGCGGCCGGGGCGGGCTGTGGGACCCCCACCCCCGCGCCGTTCATGGTGAGGGTCGGGCTGTCGTCCGGCCGTGGCGGCACGGCGGACAGGTCGTATCCGCACGCACCGCAGAAACGGTCACCCGACTCGAGGGGTTCCTCGCAGCTCGGGCAGGCGGACAGCTGGGGCATCTGCGACATCAACTACACCCATGTCCGGGGGCGGTAACGATTGGCACGTTCCACCAGGTCGATCCTCTCCTCGCCGCCCCGCGCCAGGCGGGCCAGCGTGCGGTACGAACGCTCCAGGCCGAAGCGCAGGCCCCGTTCGTCCAGGCCGCTGCCGAGCAGCGTCCGTCCCCCGGCGGCGGGAGGAGCGGAACCCTGGCCACCGGAGAGTATCCAGTCCAGGGCGCTGCCGAGCACTTCCGTGGCCAACTGCTCCCGCCGGGTCGGGTCCAGACCGTACGCGTCCAGCGCCTCGACCTGCCCGGCGGCGGCGGTCAGATCCTCCAGGAAGGGTACGTCGCCGGCGGCGGCCGTGCGTTGCCTCAGCCGGGCCCGCACGGCGGCGACGCGGGCAGCGGTGTAGTGGATGGACGACTCCGGTACCGACTCCAGGGCGCCCACAGCGCCGCGCCGGTCGCCGGTGGCGAGCTGGACGCGGGCCAGGCCGAAGGCGGCGCTCACATAGCTGGGGTCGGTCGCCCACACCAGGCGGTAGTACTCGGCGGCGTTGTCGAGCTGGCCGAGCACCTCCGCGCACAGGCCCAGGGCCAGCTTGGGCGCGGTTTCGCCGGGGAAGGCGTCGTAGATCGCGTCGAAGGCGAGGGCGGCGCCCTCGTGGTCACCGGTGACCAGCGCGGCCAGCCCCCGGTACCACACGACCCGCCAGTCGTCGGGCCGCTCGTCCTCCAGCGCGCCCAGGGCGTCCAGCGCGGCCGCGGAGTCGCCGTTCTCCAGCCACGCCCGGATCTGCCTCAGCCGCGTCTCGACGGACGGCGCGGGCGCGGCGGCGAGCGCACTGAGCAACTCGGCCGGGGCGGTGGCCATGAGGCCGGCCAGGAATCCGGCGTTGGGATCGGTCGGGTCGACGCGCGGAACGGGCAGGGCGAGGGCGGCGGCACCGGTGCCGACCGGCTTGACGAGGTCCGTCCCGCCGGTGAGGGCGTGCAGGGCGCCACCGGCCGGGAGCGGCGCGGTCCCCAAGGCGGCTCCGGCAGGAGCCCCGGCAGCGGGAGCGGCCCGGCGCGGGGCCGCCACGCGTGCCCCCAGCCGTGAGACGTCACCCTCCAGCCGAGGGAACAACTCCGTGTCCGTCACCCGCAGTTCCGGCCCGAACAGCGTCGACAGCGCGGGCCGCGCCCGGCCCGTCTGCAGCGACACGACCTCCCGCAGCACGCCCGTCAGCTGCTCCGACATCTCCTGCGCGGAGGCGAACCGCCGGGCCGGGTCGGGGTCGGTGGCGCGGACCAGGAGGCGGTAGAACGACTCGTACTGCCGGAAGACCTCGATGTTGTCGGGGTCGGGCAGGGAGTCGGCGTAGACGTTCGTGTAGCCCTGGAAGTCGAAGGTCAGGACGGCGAGCGTGCGGCCCACCGTGTACAGGTCCGACGCCACCGACGGGCCGACCTCCGCGACCTCCGGCGCCTGGTAGCCCACCGTGCCGTAGATCGCGGACTCGTCGTCGTCCATGCGGCGCACCGCGCCCATGTCGATCAGCTTGAGCTGGTCCTCGGTCTGGATGGCGTTGTCGACCTTGAAGTCGCAGTAGAGCAGGTTGCGGCTGTGCAGGTGGTCGAGGGCCTCCAGGGCTTCGATGCCGTACGCGCAGGCCTGCTCCACCGGCAGCGGGTCGCGCCGCCCCTCGGGGGTGCGGCGGGCGTTGGCGATCTCCTTGAGGGACTTGCCGCCGACGTACTCCATGACGATGTACCCGTCGAGGGAGCCCGTGCGCTGGTCGAGGTGTTCGACGAAGTTGTAGATCCGCACGATGTTGGCGTGCTCGATCTCGGCGAGGAAGCGCCGCTCGGAGATCGCGGCGGCGAACGCGTCCTGGTCGCCGGTGTCCAGCAGGCCCTTGAGCACCACCCACCGGTCGGAGACCGCGCGGTCGACGGCGAGGTAGATCCAGCCCAGCCCGCCGTGCGCGAGGCAGCCCGCCACCTCGTACTGGCCGTGCACGACGTCGCCGGTCTTCAACTTCGGCACGAACGAGTAGGGGTGCCCGCACTTGGTGCAGAAGCCCTCCGTGCGCCCCGGACGGTCGCCGCGGGCGCGGCCTACCGGCGCCCCGCAGTCCGAGCGTGAGCAGAACCGCTTCCGCTCCGGCACCTCCGGGTTTTCCAGCACCATCGCGCGCGGGTCGGGCCGCGGCACCTGCGGCACCTGCACCAGGCCCGCGCCCAGCCGCCCCCGGGTCGAGGAGCCGGCGGTGGAGCCGGAGCTGCGTACCGACACCGAGCGGTTCGAGGTACGACCCGACAGCGAGCGGGAGAGCCGTCCCGACACCGAGCGCCGCGACTTCGACGACTGCGACGACGTACGGGAACTGCCGCGGGAGCCGGAGCGGGAACTGCCGCTGCCCGCCGAGCCCTTGCCGCCGCCGGTGACGCCGGTGGGCGGCGAGCCGACCATGCCGTCCGGGGACACCACCGGCGCCAGGCCGCAGGTGTCGCAGTAGAGCTCGCCGCCGCCGACGTCCTCGTAACGGCCCTCGCAGCCGGGCCGTTGACAGGTCCGCTGTGCCTGACTCATGACGACGACTCCCCCCTACGATCCTGAAACTCCGGCGGACCGCTCTGCTGCGGCACCCGTGGGGCGGTGCCGAGCAGTTCCGCCGCCGCGTGCTGGTAGCGCAGCACGGCCTGCTCGGCGACCCGCAGGTCGCAGGGCGCGCTCCACAGCATCCGCCGGGCCGCGTCGTACCGCTCGATCAGGAACGGGTCCTCCGCGAGGCCGTGCCGGGCGATCTTCGCCTTGTACGCGTCGAGGCGGCCGCGCAGCTCGGCGCGGACCGCGAGCGGGGCCGTGACGGCGGTCAACGACTCGCGGGCGCGCAGCAGTTCGTCCTCCGCCTTCTGCTCCAGGGACTCCAGGAGCGGGGACAGGCGGTGCCACTGGGCCTGTCTGCGGTACTCGGCGGCCGTCGCCAGCTGCTCCTGCAGCGCGGTCGGCGGGCCGCTGACCACCGGCACCTCCGTGGCGGCGATCTTCGCGAGCACCTCCCCGCGCGCGGTGCGCGCCTCGGCGAGCGTGCGGTCCGCGCGCGAGAGCACGTCCCGCAGCTTGACCAGGCGCTGCTCGGCGTCCTTGCGGACGGCGAGGACGGCGTCGATCTCCCGGCGCACCTCCTCCAGGGCGCGCGCCTCCCGGTCGTAGACCGTGGTGTCCGGCTTGCCGCCGCCCGGCGCCGAACTGCCCTCGGCGGGCAGCCAGAACGCCAGCGGGTCGGACACCACCTGCTCGCGC
Proteins encoded in this window:
- a CDS encoding PP2C family serine/threonine-protein phosphatase, which encodes MSQMPQLSACPSCEEPLESGDRFCGACGYDLSAVPPRPDDSPTLTMNGAGVGVPQPAPAAGRPGVADPSGPPPAAQPPADPPGTDPGGSPLPPAHQGGGVRFDRPREPEEYPLQAPDPRVAADLAAQADPATVCVACRAGRVDHDGYCENCGHAQPRERDHMEQESGPVAAVSDRGLRHHRNEDAFGIGRTALPDGSDALVAIVCDGVSSATRPDDASLAASRAASESLLAALPLGTHPQQAMHDAIVAASNAVNALAEEPATAREHQPHQNAPACTLVGAVVTAGLLVVGWVGDSRAYWVPVDRGAPPARLTEDDSWAAQMVAAGLMNEAEAYADERAHAITGWLGADAYELEPHTAAFKPDRPGVVVVCTDGLWNYAEAAEEMAGVLPPDAAVRPLHGARVLVGHALDGGGHDNVTVAVVPFPAPPQGAGSA
- a CDS encoding serine/threonine-protein kinase, coding for MSQAQRTCQRPGCEGRYEDVGGGELYCDTCGLAPVVSPDGMVGSPPTGVTGGGKGSAGSGSSRSGSRGSSRTSSQSSKSRRSVSGRLSRSLSGRTSNRSVSVRSSGSTAGSSTRGRLGAGLVQVPQVPRPDPRAMVLENPEVPERKRFCSRSDCGAPVGRARGDRPGRTEGFCTKCGHPYSFVPKLKTGDVVHGQYEVAGCLAHGGLGWIYLAVDRAVSDRWVVLKGLLDTGDQDAFAAAISERRFLAEIEHANIVRIYNFVEHLDQRTGSLDGYIVMEYVGGKSLKEIANARRTPEGRRDPLPVEQACAYGIEALEALDHLHSRNLLYCDFKVDNAIQTEDQLKLIDMGAVRRMDDDESAIYGTVGYQAPEVAEVGPSVASDLYTVGRTLAVLTFDFQGYTNVYADSLPDPDNIEVFRQYESFYRLLVRATDPDPARRFASAQEMSEQLTGVLREVVSLQTGRARPALSTLFGPELRVTDTELFPRLEGDVSRLGARVAAPRRAAPAAGAPAGAALGTAPLPAGGALHALTGGTDLVKPVGTGAAALALPVPRVDPTDPNAGFLAGLMATAPAELLSALAAAPAPSVETRLRQIRAWLENGDSAAALDALGALEDERPDDWRVVWYRGLAALVTGDHEGAALAFDAIYDAFPGETAPKLALGLCAEVLGQLDNAAEYYRLVWATDPSYVSAAFGLARVQLATGDRRGAVGALESVPESSIHYTAARVAAVRARLRQRTAAAGDVPFLEDLTAAAGQVEALDAYGLDPTRREQLATEVLGSALDWILSGGQGSAPPAAGGRTLLGSGLDERGLRFGLERSYRTLARLARGGEERIDLVERANRYRPRTWV